In a genomic window of Alkalibaculum bacchi:
- a CDS encoding RrF2 family transcriptional regulator encodes MRLSSRGRYGVAAMYELSTYDDDQSVSLKEIAKNQGLSLSYLEQLFSTLKKERLVISQRGAKGGYKLAKPPQKISVGDIIRAVEGPIEFSECVGGAENYECNKSSMCVTKDVWQEVNDSVNSVIDNITLQDLLDKNQKKVKE; translated from the coding sequence GTGAGATTATCATCGAGAGGAAGATATGGTGTCGCTGCAATGTATGAATTATCAACTTATGATGATGATCAATCCGTATCTTTAAAAGAAATTGCCAAAAATCAAGGATTATCATTATCATACTTAGAACAACTTTTTTCGACATTAAAGAAAGAAAGGTTGGTAATAAGTCAAAGGGGTGCAAAAGGTGGGTATAAGCTTGCTAAACCACCTCAAAAGATATCGGTTGGAGATATTATACGAGCAGTAGAAGGACCTATTGAGTTTTCTGAATGTGTAGGCGGAGCGGAAAATTATGAATGCAATAAATCGTCTATGTGCGTTACAAAAGATGTATGGCAAGAAGTTAATGACAGCGTCAATAGCGTGATTGATAATATTACATTACAAGATCTATTAGATAAAAATCAGAAGAAAGTAAAGGAGTAG
- the zapA gene encoding cell division protein ZapA, producing the protein MNNNRVVAKIQNTEYSLMGTVDQIQMDKISAKVDDMIDKVKNSNSILDGKMIYLISCLNFADEILNLTEKIETLKEEIRDRDKKLEAMDDVIELREQLFTYEEYSKNSSELSNEAKLERDTALEELDKYKELFNQLNKKVKQYKFDIEESRKTILELQNQLYESQIQIEKLQKI; encoded by the coding sequence ATGAATAATAATCGAGTAGTAGCGAAAATACAAAATACAGAATATAGTCTAATGGGCACAGTAGATCAAATACAAATGGATAAAATAAGTGCCAAGGTAGATGATATGATCGATAAGGTCAAAAATTCTAATTCTATACTAGATGGAAAGATGATCTATCTTATAAGTTGCCTAAATTTTGCTGACGAAATACTAAACTTAACGGAAAAAATTGAAACATTAAAAGAGGAAATTCGGGACCGAGACAAAAAATTAGAGGCTATGGATGACGTAATTGAACTAAGAGAGCAGTTGTTTACATATGAAGAATATAGCAAGAATAGTAGTGAATTGAGCAATGAAGCAAAGCTAGAGAGAGATACGGCTTTAGAAGAATTGGATAAATATAAAGAATTGTTTAATCAGCTTAATAAGAAAGTAAAGCAATACAAATTTGATATTGAGGAAAGCAGAAAAACCATTTTAGAGTTGCAAAATCAACTTTATGAAAGCCAAATCCAAATAGAGAAGCTACAAAAAATATAA
- a CDS encoding SpaA isopeptide-forming pilin-related protein, whose protein sequence is MIENNETMNKDDLVLAENTTPKAYEQASTQLNNQDLDQIQFNSQNLHITLNENSTGEIIGIVYCHKSKTLIDNVEISLYFGDLSETPIQKVKTDKTGYFKFGDLPPGYYTLLAKCKECEYKFQYIKICYNETVFKQLALKS, encoded by the coding sequence ATGATTGAAAACAATGAAACAATGAATAAAGATGATCTTGTCCTCGCCGAGAATACTACACCCAAGGCATATGAACAAGCTAGTACCCAATTAAATAATCAAGACTTAGATCAAATTCAATTTAACTCTCAAAATCTCCATATAACTCTAAATGAGAATTCAACGGGAGAAATAATAGGTATAGTCTATTGTCATAAAAGTAAAACCCTTATAGATAATGTGGAAATTTCGTTGTATTTTGGAGATCTTTCTGAAACACCTATACAAAAGGTGAAAACCGATAAAACAGGCTATTTTAAATTTGGTGATTTGCCACCAGGTTATTATACATTACTTGCTAAATGCAAAGAATGTGAATATAAATTTCAGTATATTAAGATTTGTTATAATGAGACAGTCTTTAAACAACTAGCCTTAAAATCATAA
- a CDS encoding nitroreductase family protein: protein MNIKDLIENSKSTRDFKEKRVPEELVKEVISFSKEAKPLYTDQKIHMMYLEDGNMVNEALEGIAGFNGIMIKAPQYFLFVTDNKEHDQINVGYYVQKIVLKIQDLGLDSCWISVPEDGQIVKEALSIDVEGEPAAILAIGYDEDEKKVINQFKWGENYSKTSMKVVENNVSSRLSMTEVVYFDKWGKTETLDQFIELGMEEVFRYAVMAPSSFNRQPWRFLLKDNHLYLAIKEDDKANEELDLLDAGIIILYVELLFTENSIDGTWKIEIDGERKETIHIPQDYKYIGYFSTEQ from the coding sequence ATGAATATTAAAGACTTAATTGAGAATTCAAAATCCACTAGAGATTTTAAAGAAAAAAGAGTACCTGAGGAACTGGTTAAAGAGGTGATAAGCTTTAGTAAAGAAGCAAAACCTTTATATACAGATCAAAAGATTCATATGATGTACTTAGAAGATGGCAATATGGTTAATGAAGCACTGGAGGGGATAGCAGGTTTTAATGGCATTATGATTAAAGCACCTCAGTATTTCTTATTTGTAACAGATAATAAAGAACATGATCAAATTAATGTAGGCTACTATGTACAAAAGATTGTCCTAAAAATTCAGGATTTAGGATTAGACTCTTGTTGGATTAGTGTACCCGAAGATGGGCAAATCGTCAAAGAAGCTCTTTCTATAGATGTTGAAGGGGAACCAGCGGCCATTCTTGCTATTGGCTATGATGAAGATGAAAAGAAAGTTATAAATCAATTTAAATGGGGAGAAAACTACTCTAAAACGTCTATGAAAGTTGTAGAGAACAATGTTTCATCTAGACTGTCTATGACGGAAGTAGTCTATTTTGATAAATGGGGAAAGACGGAAACCCTAGATCAGTTTATTGAACTAGGCATGGAGGAAGTCTTTCGCTATGCCGTTATGGCACCTTCTTCTTTTAATAGGCAGCCTTGGAGATTTTTGTTAAAAGATAATCATCTCTATTTAGCCATAAAAGAGGATGATAAAGCGAATGAAGAGTTAGATTTACTAGACGCAGGTATTATTATACTTTACGTAGAACTTTTATTTACCGAAAACAGTATAGACGGAACTTGGAAGATAGAAATTGATGGAGAGAGAAAAGAAACCATCCATATCCCACAGGATTATAAATACATTGGATATTTTTCTACAGAACAATAA
- a CDS encoding prolyl oligopeptidase family serine peptidase: MKNAFVKEEKVQLGDIPAILYKPREIARDELLPTIIFYHGWGSNKESQKFRGFTLASFGFQVILPDSIYHGERNPVDHEKVENMGKYFWEVILNNIKESETLVQAAIEKCQADPNRIGVAGHSMGGYTASGFFSNNEKIKALAVLNGSCSWNYTNEQFAELFHIKESPIAPRDQEKIDELDPYNRIEKLKNRPMLILHGEADEVVPVQGQRLFYQKMSENNATSHLKYVEYPRLNHYVTTNMMEEVIGFFQEKM; encoded by the coding sequence ATGAAAAATGCATTTGTAAAAGAAGAGAAAGTTCAATTAGGTGATATTCCTGCTATTTTATATAAACCAAGAGAAATAGCGAGAGACGAGCTGCTTCCTACAATTATTTTTTATCATGGTTGGGGTTCGAATAAGGAATCACAGAAGTTTAGGGGTTTTACCTTGGCTAGCTTTGGTTTTCAGGTAATTTTGCCAGACAGCATCTATCATGGAGAGAGAAATCCTGTAGACCATGAAAAAGTAGAAAATATGGGTAAATACTTTTGGGAGGTTATTTTAAATAATATCAAAGAATCAGAGACTCTTGTTCAAGCTGCTATAGAAAAATGCCAGGCTGATCCTAATAGAATAGGCGTAGCAGGTCACTCAATGGGTGGGTATACTGCATCTGGATTTTTTTCAAACAATGAAAAGATCAAAGCTCTCGCTGTATTAAACGGCTCTTGCTCTTGGAATTACACTAATGAACAATTTGCAGAGCTCTTTCACATTAAAGAATCGCCTATTGCACCTAGAGATCAAGAAAAAATTGATGAATTAGATCCATACAATAGGATAGAAAAGTTAAAAAATCGACCTATGTTAATTTTACATGGAGAAGCAGATGAAGTAGTACCGGTTCAAGGGCAGAGGTTGTTTTATCAAAAAATGAGTGAGAATAATGCTACATCTCATTTAAAGTATGTGGAATATCCTAGATTAAATCATTATGTTACGACAAATATGATGGAAGAAGTTATTGGGTTTTTTCAGGAGAAAATGTAG
- the cbiB gene encoding adenosylcobinamide-phosphate synthase CbiB — MELYYIAIAFIIDLIIGDPYFLPHPIVLIGKFISFMEKLLRKFSTNPKALKGAGVVLLITTVMFSASIVLVPLFMLRQFGEPFYIVGYVYFSYAILSTKCLKDEAVKVKKALEKSLEDGRRQVGYIVGRDTTELSKDEVIKATIETVAENTTDGIIAPLFFLFIGGPALAMAYKGVNTLDSMVGYKNEKYINFGCASAITDDILNFIPARISGFVMAGASIIAQFDFKKSLQILLRDHDKHNSPNSAWTEAAAAGALNIQLGGTHTYFGKEIYKPTIGDYTKDVAVEDIDRMNKLMLVTCCLFMVLGLFIKSRW; from the coding sequence ATGGAACTTTATTATATAGCAATTGCATTTATTATAGACTTAATTATAGGCGACCCCTATTTTCTACCTCATCCCATTGTATTAATAGGGAAGTTTATCTCCTTTATGGAAAAGCTTTTAAGAAAATTTTCAACGAACCCAAAAGCATTAAAAGGAGCAGGAGTGGTATTGCTTATAACTACAGTGATGTTTTCCGCATCTATTGTTCTAGTACCTCTATTTATGCTAAGACAATTTGGTGAACCCTTTTATATAGTAGGCTATGTTTACTTTTCTTATGCTATTCTTTCTACAAAATGCTTAAAGGATGAGGCCGTAAAAGTGAAAAAGGCTTTAGAAAAAAGCTTGGAAGATGGTAGAAGACAAGTAGGGTATATTGTAGGAAGAGATACTACAGAGCTAAGTAAAGATGAAGTAATAAAGGCAACTATTGAAACCGTAGCAGAAAACACCACAGATGGAATCATTGCACCTCTTTTTTTCCTATTTATAGGAGGACCAGCCCTAGCTATGGCGTATAAGGGAGTAAACACTTTAGATTCCATGGTAGGCTATAAAAACGAAAAGTATATTAATTTTGGTTGTGCTTCCGCTATAACAGACGATATTTTAAACTTTATTCCTGCTAGAATATCTGGCTTTGTCATGGCAGGAGCGTCCATAATAGCTCAATTTGATTTTAAAAAGTCACTACAAATCTTACTTCGAGACCACGACAAACACAATAGCCCTAATTCCGCTTGGACCGAAGCAGCAGCAGCTGGAGCCCTAAACATCCAATTAGGCGGTACCCACACCTATTTCGGCAAAGAAATCTACAAACCTACCATCGGAGACTACACAAAAGACGTAGCAGTAGAAGACATCGATCGCATGAATAAATTAATGTTGGTAACTTGTTGCTTGTTTATGGTGCTTGGTTTGTTTATAAAAAGCAGGTGGTAA
- a CDS encoding pyridoxal phosphate-dependent aminotransferase gives MTSYVHGGNVWREGNPEKWTDFSANLNPLGPPQIMIDKIKEKLDNIVYYPEVDMKTPTNNIAKYLDVPPQQVLPTNGGIGALSLIAEAIRPKKVVILQPGFVEYMRLANNVGAELIHLPLIKEGRVVYPKKEIKEVLDENTMLFICNPSNPIGSTMPNEIMLEILKSAEKCRAKVVVDEAFIEFAQEDSVKHLVKEYSSLIIAGSLTKIFAIPGIRLGYICANKDTIKSLKERQTPWSLSSFASDVTCVLEETKDYVEKTLTRNEVQREYLREELEKMGITVFPSKANFLLLNLQKKGITVDQLQDKLIKDYILIRNCSTYIYLDEYYTRIAVKSKEANEYLIQCLKKYLGE, from the coding sequence ATGACAAGCTATGTTCACGGTGGGAATGTATGGAGAGAAGGTAATCCAGAAAAGTGGACTGATTTTTCTGCAAATTTAAATCCCTTAGGTCCACCGCAAATCATGATCGATAAAATCAAAGAGAAACTAGATAATATCGTCTACTATCCTGAAGTAGATATGAAGACGCCAACTAATAATATTGCAAAATACTTAGATGTGCCACCACAGCAAGTACTGCCTACAAATGGTGGGATTGGTGCATTATCTCTTATTGCAGAAGCTATAAGACCTAAGAAAGTGGTCATTCTTCAACCTGGCTTTGTAGAATATATGAGACTGGCAAATAATGTAGGTGCAGAACTTATTCATCTACCATTGATTAAAGAGGGAAGGGTAGTTTATCCAAAAAAAGAAATAAAAGAGGTTTTAGATGAAAATACAATGCTCTTTATCTGTAATCCCTCTAATCCTATAGGCTCTACCATGCCAAATGAAATCATGCTAGAAATCTTAAAAAGCGCAGAAAAATGTAGGGCAAAAGTAGTAGTCGATGAAGCCTTTATTGAGTTTGCACAAGAAGATAGTGTCAAACATTTAGTAAAGGAGTACTCTTCATTAATCATAGCAGGTTCTCTAACAAAAATCTTTGCCATACCAGGTATACGATTAGGCTATATTTGTGCTAACAAAGATACCATCAAATCATTAAAGGAAAGGCAAACCCCTTGGAGCTTATCTTCCTTTGCTAGCGATGTGACCTGCGTTTTAGAAGAGACAAAAGACTATGTAGAAAAAACCCTAACACGTAATGAGGTTCAGAGGGAGTACTTAAGAGAAGAACTCGAAAAAATGGGTATTACAGTATTTCCTTCAAAAGCAAATTTCCTACTATTAAATTTGCAAAAGAAGGGTATTACAGTAGACCAACTCCAGGATAAATTAATAAAAGATTATATTTTGATACGAAACTGCTCTACCTATATTTATCTAGATGAGTATTATACGAGGATTGCCGTAAAAAGCAAAGAAGCCAATGAATACTTGATTCAGTGTCTTAAAAAATATTTAGGAGAGTAA
- a CDS encoding cobyrinate a,c-diamide synthase, which translates to MNRIMIAGTNSGVGKTTISIGIMAALKKRNYAVAPFKTGPDYIDPGFHKYVTGNPSYNLDSYILNENLIKYLLDRSTKNKDIGIIEGVMGLYDGFGITSNIGSSAHISVITKTPVVLVIDATGMSNSAAAVVLGYKEFNKKVDIQGIIVNRVSGAEHYKLIKEIIETNTNTKCIGYMVKNGDISLSSRHLGLVPAGELEHLNTNIDKLVDIIEESVDINALLEIAERAPQFEYDSSYYDNFTKEYLPLYDGKRIGLARDKAFSFYYEANLDLLHDLGAEIVEFSPLEDKKLPEKLDSIYIGGGFPEVFGKDLAKNISFKNSLKDYLELGGKCYSECGGFMYLSQSITNLDNTTNKMVGYLPIECEMTKRLQRFGYIEMDVEIEGQKYTTRAHEFHHSKIKEQELTYKYSIKKYRDEKILRQWECGLEKKNTIAGYPHIYFLSNLELMTKLL; encoded by the coding sequence ATGAATCGAATAATGATTGCAGGAACAAATAGCGGTGTAGGGAAGACAACCATTAGCATAGGCATAATGGCCGCTTTAAAAAAGAGAAATTATGCAGTAGCTCCTTTTAAGACAGGACCTGATTATATCGATCCTGGATTTCATAAATATGTTACAGGAAACCCATCTTATAATCTAGATAGCTATATTCTAAATGAAAACCTTATCAAATATCTGTTAGATCGTTCAACTAAGAACAAAGACATAGGAATCATTGAGGGTGTAATGGGACTTTACGACGGTTTTGGCATTACTTCTAATATTGGCAGTAGCGCTCATATATCAGTTATTACAAAGACCCCTGTTGTGCTTGTCATCGATGCTACAGGTATGTCAAATAGCGCAGCTGCAGTGGTGCTTGGCTACAAAGAGTTCAATAAGAAGGTGGACATACAAGGCATTATCGTCAATCGAGTCTCTGGAGCAGAACATTACAAATTAATTAAAGAAATCATAGAGACGAATACAAATACCAAGTGTATTGGCTATATGGTGAAGAATGGCGATATATCTTTAAGTAGTAGGCATTTGGGTTTAGTACCAGCTGGAGAATTAGAGCATCTGAATACTAATATAGATAAGCTTGTAGATATAATCGAAGAAAGCGTAGATATAAATGCTTTGTTGGAAATTGCAGAGCGCGCTCCACAATTTGAATACGATAGTAGCTATTACGATAACTTTACTAAAGAATATTTACCTTTATATGATGGAAAACGAATTGGTCTAGCAAGAGACAAAGCCTTTTCCTTTTACTATGAAGCTAATTTAGATTTATTACATGATCTTGGAGCTGAAATTGTGGAATTTAGCCCTCTAGAAGATAAAAAACTTCCAGAAAAGTTAGATTCTATATATATTGGAGGCGGTTTTCCAGAAGTGTTTGGAAAGGACCTTGCAAAGAATATAAGCTTTAAAAATAGCTTAAAAGACTATTTAGAACTAGGTGGCAAGTGCTACTCAGAATGTGGAGGCTTTATGTACTTGTCTCAGTCCATTACCAATCTAGATAATACTACAAATAAAATGGTAGGATATCTTCCTATTGAATGTGAAATGACAAAGAGGCTTCAGCGTTTTGGCTATATTGAAATGGATGTAGAAATAGAGGGACAAAAATATACGACAAGAGCCCATGAATTTCATCACTCTAAAATTAAGGAACAAGAGCTTACATATAAATACAGCATAAAAAAATATCGTGATGAAAAAATTTTAAGACAATGGGAATGCGGTTTAGAAAAGAAGAATACCATCGCTGGATATCCCCATATATATTTTTTGAGTAATTTAGAGCTTATGACAAAATTGCTCTAA
- a CDS encoding cobalamin B12-binding domain-containing protein — MILEDIQNAIGELDEDLLFERIDEYLGGNPTEESAWEIIRYSQKGTRIVGDHYHNGIYFLGDLIYAGELMTEIIDKLKPYISHYKEGDYIGKMLIGTVQGDLHDIGKNIFKGMSEAAGFQVYDIGIDQSADAFVEKAHDIKPDIIGLSGVLTLAIDAMKRTVDVIKEAGLRSDVKIIVGGTPLTDEAAKHIGADAYSIKANEGVEICRGWMEKRDLSQII, encoded by the coding sequence TTGATATTAGAGGATATTCAAAATGCAATAGGGGAGTTAGACGAGGATTTATTATTTGAACGGATCGATGAATACTTAGGAGGAAATCCTACAGAGGAAAGCGCCTGGGAAATCATTCGTTACAGCCAAAAAGGGACGAGAATTGTCGGCGATCACTATCATAATGGAATATACTTTCTAGGTGATTTAATTTATGCTGGTGAACTCATGACAGAAATCATCGATAAATTAAAACCGTATATTTCCCACTACAAAGAAGGAGACTATATTGGTAAAATGCTCATCGGAACCGTACAAGGAGATCTTCATGATATAGGGAAAAATATTTTTAAAGGAATGTCCGAAGCAGCAGGCTTTCAAGTTTACGATATAGGTATTGATCAATCAGCAGATGCTTTTGTAGAAAAAGCTCATGATATAAAGCCAGATATCATTGGCCTTAGCGGTGTTCTCACATTAGCTATTGATGCTATGAAACGCACCGTTGATGTCATAAAAGAGGCTGGACTTAGAAGTGATGTAAAAATCATTGTAGGTGGTACTCCTCTTACTGATGAGGCTGCAAAGCACATCGGTGCAGACGCATACTCTATTAAGGCCAATGAAGGCGTAGAGATTTGTAGAGGATGGATGGAAAAAAGGGATCTATCACAAATTATATAA
- the cobK gene encoding precorrin-6A reductase, with the protein MKLVFAGTKMGRQYVQQLLKCGEKVIVSTATEYGASLYEPHENLIINNKKMNYEEMLAFIQDKNIDEIIDTTHPYAVQVTENMIKCAKSLKIPYRVIERDSFIEKKGINGLILAHSYEEACNLLIEKEGNILLAIGSNNVQAFQKIPKNRIYIRVLPTSKVLEKCETLGFTPKNIIAMQGPFSYEMNRIIIQEHAIKYMVTKDSGTSGGVEEKIQSALDMGVEVVMIPRK; encoded by the coding sequence TTGAAACTAGTATTTGCTGGCACCAAGATGGGTAGACAATATGTTCAGCAATTATTAAAATGTGGTGAAAAAGTCATAGTATCAACAGCTACAGAGTATGGAGCTTCATTATACGAACCTCACGAAAACTTGATTATTAATAATAAGAAGATGAATTATGAAGAGATGCTTGCATTTATCCAAGATAAAAATATTGATGAAATAATCGATACTACCCATCCTTATGCTGTTCAAGTGACAGAAAATATGATAAAATGTGCCAAGAGCCTTAAAATTCCATATCGTGTTATAGAAAGAGATTCATTCATTGAAAAAAAGGGTATTAATGGGCTAATTTTAGCCCATAGTTATGAGGAAGCCTGCAATCTTCTTATAGAAAAAGAAGGTAATATATTACTTGCTATTGGTAGCAATAATGTTCAAGCTTTTCAAAAGATTCCCAAAAATCGAATCTATATAAGAGTATTGCCTACATCAAAGGTATTAGAAAAATGCGAAACTTTAGGCTTTACACCTAAGAATATCATCGCCATGCAAGGACCCTTTAGCTACGAAATGAATCGGATCATTATTCAAGAACATGCTATTAAGTATATGGTCACAAAAGATAGTGGAACATCTGGAGGAGTAGAAGAAAAAATACAATCAGCACTAGATATGGGAGTAGAGGTAGTAATGATTCCAAGAAAGTAG
- the cobJ gene encoding precorrin-3B C(17)-methyltransferase: MNKLYVVGIGPGNRENMTFSAVNALKDSDIIIGYNTYIDLIKDLIGGKQVVSNGMRKEVDRCKEAIELASKGNTVSVVSSGDAGVYGMAGLILEIISKEYSMSDFDVQIIPGVTAGNSSAAILGAPLMHDYVTISLSDWLTKWETIENRIHCAGKGDFIVVLYNPKSKSRTEYINKTQEILLQYKSPDTPVGIVRSAFREDQSVQISTLGELSNCDVDMFSTVIIGNSKTYINGKYIITPRGYSI; the protein is encoded by the coding sequence ATGAATAAATTATACGTAGTTGGAATCGGACCAGGAAATAGAGAAAATATGACGTTTTCTGCTGTGAATGCTTTAAAGGACAGCGATATTATTATTGGTTATAATACATATATTGATTTGATCAAAGATCTGATAGGAGGCAAACAAGTAGTAAGCAATGGCATGAGAAAAGAAGTAGACCGTTGCAAAGAGGCCATTGAATTAGCATCTAAAGGAAATACCGTTTCCGTTGTTAGTAGTGGAGATGCAGGTGTTTATGGTATGGCAGGTTTAATCCTTGAGATTATTAGCAAAGAATACTCTATGTCTGATTTTGACGTTCAAATCATCCCTGGTGTAACAGCTGGCAATTCTAGTGCCGCCATATTAGGTGCTCCATTAATGCATGATTATGTGACGATTTCTTTATCAGATTGGTTGACAAAATGGGAAACCATTGAAAATCGTATTCATTGTGCAGGCAAGGGAGACTTTATCGTAGTACTTTACAATCCAAAGAGCAAATCAAGAACAGAATACATCAATAAAACACAAGAAATCCTTTTGCAATATAAATCTCCAGATACTCCAGTAGGCATTGTGCGCAGTGCTTTTAGAGAAGACCAAAGCGTACAGATTTCTACTTTAGGTGAGTTGTCAAATTGTGATGTAGATATGTTTTCAACAGTAATCATCGGAAACTCTAAAACCTATATTAACGGCAAATATATTATTACACCTAGGGGGTACAGCATTTGA
- a CDS encoding cobalt-precorrin 5A hydrolase → METWAIVTVSKKGVQRALEAADLCKRKINFHIYTLEKYHTNGVTKVGDDLKGIVRDVYKSYKTILFIMASGIVVRMISPHIQSKLKDPAILVMDDKGQFVISLLSGHIGGGNEDAKLLSQIIKATPIITTSSDVNGKMAVDTFAMKHKLSIVDYTRAKEITAMILNEESIALINEDKIFIHRDLVCDNVVLVQDYDELVNYDGVIIISQKDEIQLDIPFVQLMSKNLIFGIGCRKDTSADAIVDFICAILKELNISIHAISTLSTVDVKKNEKGLLKAKERLGLDLEIISRSEIAKHEDKFKQSSFVKKTIGVGNVSEPCGYISSHGGTCLLSRRANAGITLSLWKKNEEALNE, encoded by the coding sequence TTGGAAACCTGGGCAATTGTTACAGTAAGTAAAAAAGGGGTTCAAAGGGCGCTAGAAGCAGCAGACCTTTGTAAGAGAAAAATAAATTTCCATATCTATACCCTTGAAAAATACCATACTAATGGAGTGACAAAAGTAGGTGATGATTTAAAGGGAATTGTCCGTGACGTATACAAATCCTATAAGACAATTCTCTTTATCATGGCAAGCGGCATTGTAGTAAGGATGATTAGCCCACATATACAGTCTAAATTAAAAGATCCTGCCATCTTAGTCATGGACGACAAAGGGCAATTTGTCATTAGCCTCTTATCAGGTCATATTGGTGGAGGAAATGAAGATGCTAAGCTTTTAAGTCAAATTATCAAGGCTACACCTATTATCACAACCTCTTCGGATGTAAATGGAAAGATGGCAGTAGATACTTTTGCCATGAAACATAAATTATCTATTGTAGATTATACTCGTGCAAAAGAGATTACTGCTATGATTTTAAATGAAGAATCTATTGCTCTTATCAATGAGGATAAGATTTTCATTCATAGAGATCTTGTATGTGACAATGTAGTCCTGGTCCAAGATTACGATGAATTAGTAAATTATGATGGTGTCATTATCATCTCGCAAAAAGATGAGATTCAACTCGACATACCCTTTGTACAATTAATGAGCAAAAACTTAATCTTTGGTATTGGCTGCAGAAAAGATACGTCAGCGGATGCAATAGTAGACTTTATTTGCGCTATTTTAAAGGAATTAAATATTAGTATACATGCTATTTCAACATTATCAACTGTAGATGTAAAGAAAAACGAAAAGGGCTTATTAAAAGCTAAGGAGCGCTTAGGTTTAGATTTAGAAATCATTTCTCGAAGTGAGATCGCAAAGCATGAGGACAAATTTAAACAATCCTCTTTTGTAAAGAAGACCATCGGAGTAGGCAATGTAAGCGAACCATGTGGATATATTTCATCTCATGGAGGTACTTGTCTCTTAAGCAGAAGGGCGAATGCTGGAATAACATTATCTTTGTGGAAGAAAAATGAGGAGGCTTTAAATGAATAA
- the cobM gene encoding precorrin-4 C(11)-methyltransferase, translating to MAKVYFIGAGPGDPELLTLKGKRIIDSSDVIIYAGSLVNAAILEGCKEDAKIYNSASMNLDEVLEVTVNAINEGKDVARVHTGDPSIYGAIREQIDPLEEKGVECEVIPGVSSFTASAAAMKKEFTLPNVSQTVICTRMEGRTPVPEEESLEKLASHKASMAIFLSVGMINKVIEKLTIHYPVTTPVAVVQRATWPDQKIVLGTLENIAEKVADENITKQAQILVGNFLGDEYELSKLYDKSFTHMFREGK from the coding sequence ATGGCTAAAGTATATTTTATAGGAGCGGGTCCTGGGGATCCTGAATTGTTGACATTAAAGGGAAAGAGAATTATTGATTCTAGTGATGTGATTATTTATGCAGGCTCTTTAGTAAATGCTGCAATTTTAGAAGGCTGTAAAGAGGATGCAAAGATTTACAACAGTGCTTCTATGAATCTAGATGAAGTATTAGAGGTAACTGTAAATGCTATAAATGAAGGAAAAGATGTAGCAAGAGTACATACAGGAGATCCAAGTATTTATGGTGCTATTAGGGAGCAAATTGATCCCCTTGAAGAAAAAGGTGTTGAATGTGAAGTGATTCCAGGTGTAAGCTCATTTACTGCTTCTGCAGCGGCTATGAAAAAAGAGTTTACACTACCTAATGTTTCTCAAACGGTTATTTGTACGAGAATGGAAGGAAGAACTCCAGTACCAGAAGAAGAATCTCTTGAAAAACTAGCTTCTCACAAAGCTTCTATGGCCATTTTCTTATCTGTCGGAATGATTAATAAAGTCATTGAAAAATTGACCATTCATTATCCTGTCACCACTCCTGTGGCAGTAGTGCAAAGAGCTACTTGGCCAGATCAAAAGATTGTCTTAGGTACTTTAGAAAACATCGCAGAAAAAGTTGCTGATGAAAACATTACAAAGCAAGCTCAAATCTTAGTAGGAAATTTTTTGGGTGACGAGTATGAATTGTCAAAACTCTATGACAAGAGCTTTACACATATGTTTAGGGAAGGAAAATAA